A genomic window from Populus nigra chromosome 7, ddPopNigr1.1, whole genome shotgun sequence includes:
- the LOC133699240 gene encoding glucan endo-1,3-beta-glucosidase 14-like — MATCFVLSRLLFLLLTLSDSAVRVVGAGLGINYGQIANNLPSPSRVAVMLQSLNVSRLKLYDADPNVLLAFSNSNVEFIIGLGNEYLQDMTDPIKAQNWVQQHLQPHITQTKITCITVGNEVFMSNDTRLWSNLLPAMKMVYSTLVNLGLDKQVIVTSAHSFNIIGNSYPPSSGTFRQDLAEYIQAILNFHSQIKSPFLINAYPFFAYKDNPNQISLEYVLFQPNPGMTDPNTNLHYDNMLYAQVDAVYSAIKAMGHTDIEVMISETGWPSKGDPDEVGSTPENAALYHSNLLNRIQARQGTPAKPSVPIDIYVFALFNENLKPGPTSEKNYGLFYPDGTPVYNSGLQGYLPGIVYYSSASTINAWSIFSLVIFVLSVLKIT, encoded by the exons ATGGCCACCTGCTTTGTTCTTTCTCGTCTTCTTTTCTTGCTTCTCACTCTTTCAG ATTCAGCTGTCAGGGTCGTTGGTGCTGGGCTTGGAATTAACTATGGTCAGATTGCCAACAACCTTCCATCTCCCTCTCGCGTTGCTGTGATGCTTCAATCCCTCAATGTCAGCAGGTTAAAACTCTATGATGCTGATCCGAATGTCCTACTTGCGTTTTCCAATTCAAATGTTGAGTTCATTATTGGGCTCGGGAACGAGTACCTTCAAGACATGACTGATCCCATCAAAGCTCAAAATTGGGTTCAACAACATCTTCAACCCCATATAACTCAAACCAAAATCACCTGCATCACTGTCGGAAACGAGGTGTTCATGAGCAATGATACTCGGTTATGGTCAAATCTCCTCCCGGCGATGAAAATGGTGTATAGCACTCTCGTTAATCTTGGATTAGATAAACAAGTGATTGTCACCAGTGCACATTCTTTTAATATCATAGGAAATTCTTACCCTCCTTCATCCGGGACTTTTCGGCAAGATCTTGCCGAATACATCCAGGCAATCTTGAATTTTCATTCTCAAATCAAGTCACCATTCCTTATCAATGCATATCCTTTTTTTGCATACAAGGATAATCCAAACCAAATATCTCTAGAATATGTCCTTTTCCAGCCCAACCCAGGGATGACAGATCCAAACACAAACTTGCATTATGATAATATGTTGTATGCTCAAGTAGATGCTGTGTATTCAGCGATTAAAGCAATGGGGCATACAGATATTGAGGTTATGATTTCGGAGACAGGTTGGCCATCTAAGGGGGATCCTGATGAGGTCGGATCGACTCCAGAAAATGCAGCTCTATATCATAGTAATCTGTTAAATAGAATTCAGGCGAGGCAAGGTACACCAGCAAAACCATCTGTGCCGATAGACATATATGTTTTTGCGCTTTTTAACGAGAATTTAAAGCCCGGTCCAACATCTGAAAAGAACTATGGACTCTTCTATCCTGATGGTACTCCAGTTTACAACAGTGGATTGCAGGGCTATCTTCCTGGAATAGTTTATTATTCTTCAGCATCCACTATAAAT GCATGGTCCATCTTCAGCTTGGTGATCTTTGTTTTGTCCGTACTTAAGATCACCTGA
- the LOC133699202 gene encoding probable calcium-binding protein CML48: protein MSFFSKIFHSSSYAPSAPSLPESYDQRGQTYSTTSYPSNYSHQQQQQSYYEQGTSGGGGYSYGHSGFPPGTSPDVIRSFEMVDRDRSGFIDENELQQALSSGYQRFHIKTVRLLMFLFKNPHDSLRLGPKEFAALWSCLGQWRGIYERYDRDRSGKIDLLELRDALYGIGLATPSSVLQVLISKYDDGSGRKIELNFDSFVECGVILKGLTEKFKEKDKGYTGTASFDYDEFMSMVIPFLVSHD from the exons ATgtcttttttctctaaaatatttcACTCATCATCTTATGCACCTTCTGCCCCATCTTTACCTGAGTCCTATGATCAGCGAGGCCAAACGTACAGTACTACTTCTTATCCAAGTAACTACAGCCATCAGCAACAGCAGCAGTCTTATTATGAGCAGGGCactagtggtggtggtggttattCATATGGGCACTCAGGGTTTCCTCCAGGAACTTCTCCTGATGTTATTAGGAGCTTTGAGATGGTTGATAGAGACAGGAGTggatttattgatgaaaatgaGTTGCAACAAGCTCTTTCTTCTGGTTATCAAAGGTTTCATATTAAGACTGTTAGGTTGCTCATGTTTCTCTTCAAGAATCCTCATGATTCTCTACGACTTG GGCCCAAAGAGTTTGCTGCTTTATGGAGTTGTCTTGGTCAATGGAGG ggCATATATGAGAGATATGACAGAGACAGGAGCGGTAAAATTGATTTGCTTGAACTGAGGGATGCTCTTTATGGCATTGGGCTTGCTACACCATCTTCAGTTCTTCAAGTTCTAATTTCCAAGTACGATGATGGAAGTGGCAGAAAGATTGAGCTCAATTTCGACAGTTTCGTCGA GTGCGGGGTGATTTTGAAG GGATTGACTGAAAAATTCAAGGAGAAGGATAAGGGTTATACCGGCACAGCATCGTTTGATTACGACGAATTCATGTCCATGGTCATTCCATTTCTTGTATCACATGACTGA
- the LOC133699867 gene encoding heterogeneous nuclear ribonucleoprotein Q-like: MPSTKGNASAAAEEAESEKPVESDEKVDFDEDYDPEEMMDEEVEYEVEEIVEEVEEEEIIEEEVEVEEEEEENASNANGGDIQSSHQGDEAKVEDEDEKKKHAELLARPPHGSEVYIGGVPNDASEEDLKDFCESVGEVTEVRMMKGKDSSDNKGFAFVTFRSVDLATKAIGELNNTEFKGKRIKCSTSQAKHRLFLSNIPRSWGEEDLSKFVAEVGPGTTNVQLVKEKSSSNNRGYAFVEYYNNACAEYSRQKMIDPKFKLGDNAPSVSWADPKNADSSTSSQVKAIYVKNLPKTVTQDQLKKLFERHGKITKVVLPPAKSGQEKNRIGFVHFAERSSAMKALKDTEKYELNGQCVECALAKPQSEQKPAGGSNLQRTGLLPGYPPGVGYGMMGSAYGALGAGYVATGFTQPLIYGSGPAPAGMAMMPMLLPDGQFGYVLQQPGVQLHSPTSYQRNDSRSGSGRGNKMVGSSSRGRQRSDASHGRRFRPY; encoded by the exons ATGCCAAGTACAAAAGGAAATGCATCTGCAGCTGCTGAGGAAGCAGAATCTGAAAAGCCGGTTGAGTCCGATGAGAAAGTTGATTTTGATGAAGACTATGATCCTGAGGAAATGATGGATGAGGAGGTTGAGTATGAAGTAGAGGAAATAGTGGAAGAAGTGGAAGAAGAGGAAATAATAGAAGAGGAAGTGGAggtggaggaagaagaggaggaaaatGCTAGTAATGCTAATGGGGGTGATATCCAAAGTAGCCATCAAGGTGATGAGGCAAAGGTTGAAGATGAggatgagaagaaaaaacatgctGAGCTTCTTGCCCGTCCTCCTCATGGTTCTGAAGTATATATTGGTGGTGTTCCTAATGATGCTTCTGAGGAGGACTTGAAGGATTTTTGCGAGTCTGTTGGAGAAGTTACGGAG GTACGTATGATGAAAGGAAAAGATTCAAGTGACAACAAGGGCTTTGCATTTGTGACTTTTAGAAGTGTTGATTTGGCTACTAAAGCAATTGGTGAGCTGAATAATACTGAATTCAAG GGTAAAAGAATCAAATGCTCAACATCTCAGGCAAAGCACCGGTTGTTCCTTAGCAACATTCCTAGAAGTTGGGGAGAGGAAGATCTTAGCAAGTTTGTGGCTGAGGTTGGGCCTGGTACAACCAATGTGCAATTGGTGAAG GAGAAGAGCTCAAGCAATAACAGGGGCTATGCTTTTGTTGAGTACTACAATAATGCTTGCGCTGAATATTCTAGGCAGAAGATGATAGATCCAAAATTTAAGCTGGGTGATAATGCCCCAAGTGTGAGCTGGGCTGACCCTAAAAATGCTGACTCTTCCACTTCTTCACAG GTTAAGGCAATATATGTGAAGAATTTACCGAAGACTGTTACCCAAGATCAGTTGAAGAAGCTATTTGAACGACATGGAAAAATCACAAAAGTGGTTTTGCCTCCAGCAAAATCTGGACAGGAGAAAAATAGAATTGGTTTTGTGCATTTTGCTGAGAGGTCTAGTGCTATGAAAGCTCTGAAAGATACTGAAAAATATGAACTAAATG GCCAATGTGTCGAGTGTGCACTTGCAAAACCTCAGTCAGAGCAGAAGCCTGCTGGAGGGTCAAACTTGCAGAGGACTGGTTTGTTACCAGGTTACCCACCTGGTGTTGGTTATGGTATGATGGGGAGTGCCTATGGTGCTCTTGGCGCAGGATATGTTGCAACAGGCTTTACACAG CCATTGATCTATGGAAGTGGACCAGCCCCTGCTGGCATGGCAATGATGCCAATGCTTCTACCTGATGGGCAGTTCGGATATGTCCT GCAACAGCCAGGAGTACAGCTACACTCCCCAACTTCATATCAAAGAAATGATAGTAGGAGTGGAAGTGGGCGTGGCAACAAAATGGTTGGCAGTTCAAGTAGGGGTAGACAGCGCAGTGATGCCAGCCATGGTCGCAGATTTCGTCCGTACTAA
- the LOC133699866 gene encoding protein transport protein SEC23 D-like, whose protein sequence is MAVRATMSRFPMEEDVQESSGLPWGITVTPFASKDENGLSPVYGSNGDLLPRCENCYAYFNTYCELDQWAWNCSLCGTLNGLDSQAISRYSHPQSCAEMMSSFIDLEFPMEGSDEEMMQACPVYVAAVDLSSSEEFLELTKSALQAALEALAPGSLFGLATFSHKMGLYDVQGPIPVVKNVFIPPDMEGTLPTELEDVMPLSQFLAPVETCKDRITAALDTLRPTTSWERTTGAGQGLDGVLMGGRGFGVAMEALLKYLGSEYGNTFALARVFAFISGPPDYGAGQLDTRRYGEQYASKGEDADRALLPEQTPFYKDLAAVAVQAGVCVDIFAVTNEYTDLASLKFLSIESGGTLFLYSNTDDSTLPQDMYRMLSRPYAFGCILRLRTSSEFKPGHSYGHFFPDPQYENVQHIICCDSFATYAYDFDFTSATGFSRYASEQPVLQIAFQYTVVVPPEELSSPRLVSASRGKHLLKRRLRIRTLQFGTARNMNELYDNVDSEVVLSILVHKVILASLEQGVREGRMLLHDWLVILTAQYNDASKIVQFKNGGSLTAQVDVAFSQCPQLQPLPRLVFALLRNPLLRFHEEGVHPDYRIYLQCLFSALEPSSLQRAIYPVLTSYSTPDKQAYPRHSLSRAVLITSDSPIFFLDAFTTLIVFYSSTADPALPFPPPQDCLLRSTINKLKQERSITPKLIFIRGGQDDASVFENYLIEEQHVDGSGFASVMGFVSFLEDVTQSVLEYMK, encoded by the exons ATGGCGGTTCGAGCTACAATGTCGCGATTTCCAATGGAAGAAGATGTGCAGGAATCATCAGGACTACCGTGGGGAATAACAGTTACGCCATTTGCTTCCAAAGACGAGAACGGACTGTCTCCTGTGTACGGATCGAACGGCGATTTGCTACCTCGCTGCGAGAACTGTTACGCTTACTTTAACACGTACTGTGAGCTTGATCAGTGGGCCTGGAATTGTAGTCTATGTGGAACCCTCAACGGACTCGACTCTCAAGCCATCTCGCGTTACTCGCATCCTCAGTCTTGCGCTGAGATGATGTCCTCTTTTATCGATCTCGAGTTTCCTA TGGAGGGATCGGATGAAGAAATGATGCAAGCCTGTCCGGTTTATGTTGCGGCGGTTGACTTGTCGT CTTCAGAAGAATTTTTGGAGCTTACTAAAAGTGCATTGCAAGCAGCTTTGGAAG CTCTTGCTCCTGGTTCTCTATTTGGGCTTGCTACCTTTAGCCACAAAATGGGGTTGTATGATGTTCAAGGGCCCATTCCAGTTGTAAAGAATGTTTTTATTCCTCCTGATATGGAAGGAACCCTTCCAACTGAGCTCGAAGATGTCATGCCTTTGTCACAATTCTTGGCCCCT GTGGAAACCTGTAAAGACCGTATTACTGCTGCACTTGACACTCTCAGACCAACAACCTCATGGGAGAGAACCACAGGTGCAGGACAAGGACTAGATGGAGTTCTAATGGGCGGGCGAGGTTTTGGTGTGGCAATGGAAGCCCTGTTGAAATACCTTGGGTCAGAATACGGAAATACATTTGCTTTAG CTAGAGTTTTCGCTTTCATATCCGGTCCTCCTGATTATGGTGCTGGGCAATTAGATACAAGAAGGTATGGTGAACAATATGCTAGTAAAGGAGAGGATGCAGACAGGGCTTTGCTTCCAGAGCAGACTCCATTTTACAAAGATCTG GCTGCTGTGGCTGTCCAAGCAGGTGTTTGTGTGGACATATTTGCTGTAACAAATGAGTATACGGATCTGGCATCCCTCAAGTTTCTTAGTATTGAAAGTGGAGGCACATTGTTTCTCTATTCAAACACTGATGACTCAACACTTCCTCAGGATAT GTATCGGATGCTTAGTCGACCATATGCTTTCGGTTGCATACTGCGATTGAGGACATCTTCTGAATTCAAACCTGGTCATTCT TATGGACATTTCTTCCCAGATCCACAGTATGAGAATGTCCAGCACATTATTTGCTGCGATTCTTTTGCCACATATGCTTATGACTTTGATTTTACAAGTGCTACTGGATTTTCCAG ATATGCATCAGAACAACCAGTACTACAGATAGCATTTCAATACACAGTTGTTGTGCCTCCTGAGGAGCTCTCATCTCCAAGATTGGTTTCTGCTAGTAG AGGCAAGCATTTGCTTAAACGTCGATTAAGAATCAGAACTTTGCAATTTGGTACTGCTAGGAATATGAATGAACTTTATGACAATGTTGATTCTGAAGTTGTTCTATCAATACTTGTCCACAAG GTTATATTAGCCTCTTTGGAGCAAGGAGTCCGGGAGGGCAGGATGTTGCTTCATGATTGGCTCGTAATCCTCACTGCTCAGTATAATGATGCCTCTAAAATTGTCCAGTTTAAGAATGGTGGTTCATTAACTGCTCAGGTAGATGTTGCATTTTCACAGTGCCCACAATTGCAGCCCTTGCCTCGCCTAGTTTTTGCTTTGCTTCGAAATCCTCTTCTTCGCTTCCATGAAGAAGGTGTTCATCCTGACTACCGGATATACCTCCAATGTCTTTTTAG TGCACTGGAACCCAGTTCCCTTCAACGTGCTATATATCCAGTATTGACATCATATTCTACACCAGATAAACAAGCTTATCCTCGCCACTCTTTGAGTCGTGCTGTACTGATTACCAGTGATAGTCCAATATTTTTCCTTGACGCTTTTACAACTTTAATTGTGTTCTATTCTTCTACAGCAGACCCAGCACTTCCTTTCCCTCCACCCCAAGATT GTTTATTGAGAAGCACGATTAACAAACTGAAGCAAGAAAGGAGTATCACTCCGAAATTGATTTTTATCCGGGGAGGGCAGGATGATGCCTCTGTTTTTGAGAACTATCTCATTGAGGAACAGCATGTTGATGGTAGTGGCTTTGCTAGTGTCATGGGTTTTGTGTCTTTCCTTGAAGATGTAACGCAGAGCGTGTTGGAATACATGAAATAG
- the LOC133698458 gene encoding uncharacterized protein At2g27730, mitochondrial-like: MATRIGSAARRLAFRRFSSGGKVLSEEEKAAENVYIKKAEKEKLEKLARKAETTASGSGGASTDIKASTAASPTPPGASTEKVSTDKYRNYAVVAGTVTVFGALGWYLKSGGKKQEEVRD; the protein is encoded by the exons ATGGCGACACGGATTGGTTCTGCTGCCAGACGACTAGCATTTCGAAGATTCTCGAGCGGCGGAAAAGTTCTCAGCGAAGAGGAAAAGGCTGCAGAAAATGTTTACATCAAG AAAGCTGAGAAAGAAAAACTGGAGAAACTCGCACGCAAG GCGGAGACAACTGCCTCAGGCTCAGGCGGGGCATCAACTGATATCAAAGCAAGTACTGCTGCTTCCCCAACACCACCTGGAGCATCCACTGAAAAAGTATCAACTGATAAATACCGGAATTATGCAGTTGTAGCTGGTACAGTTACAGTTTTTGGTGCTCTGGGATGGTATCTCAAATCTGGTGGGAAGAAGCAAGAGGAAGTCCGGGATTGA
- the LOC133698275 gene encoding rho GTPase-activating protein 5-like: MTEVLHSPSHFPSSPPTTSSLSSSSSSVTCIPPQSPSTQDVIDDDDEELVKQKERNQRDQLSLLALLVALLRKSLVACKSDRREFCSSMEIGCPTNVRHVAHVTFDRFNGFLGLPVEFEPEVPRRPPSASTTVFGVSTESMQLSYDSRGNSVPTILLLMQRRLYAQGGLQAEGVFRIAAENSQEEYVREQLNGGVVPEGVDVHCLAGLIKAWFRELPTGVLDSLSPEQVIECRTEDDCAYLARNLPPTEAALLDWAINLMADVVQQEHLNKMNAHNVATVFAPNMTRMADPLTALMYAVQVMNFLKTLILRTLREREDSLVEPTPSRLEPFDKNGHESPSLSCAKDSEDENETTEQAFVAEEPVVESSYHSSQYNAITDEAGLSYATSVDKLIAKGDRSCETASEANLVNDAYNHRVNAGNQAGIGKNSIGQSSNSSLRKSPGKFSRQSPVLHLTPPSDKTRGIGSCIDSRSERIEAWR; the protein is encoded by the exons ATGACTGAAGTCCTTCATTCTCCTTCACATTTCCCTTCTTCCCCTCCAACAACCTCGTCtctgtcttcttcttcctcttctgtgACCTGTATACCCCCACAATCTCCTTCAACACAAGATgtcattgatgatgatgatgaggagttggtgaaacaaaaagaaaggaatCAAAGGGATCAGCTTTCTTTATTGGCTCTTCTTGTGGCTCTGCTTAGGAAGTCTTTAGTAGCTTGTAAGAGTGACCGAAGGGAATTTTGTTCTAGTATGGAGATTGGTTGTCCAACCAATGTGCGCCATGTGGCTCATGTTACCTTTGATAGGTTTAATGGGTTCTTGGGTTTGCCTGTGGAGTTTGAGCCTGAAGTCCCCAGGAGGCCTCCCAGTGCTAG CACAACTGTTTTCGGAGTTTCCACTGAATCTATGCAGTTGTCGTATGACTCAAGAGGGAACAGTGTGCCAACAATTCTCTTGCTAATGCAAAGACGCTTGTATGCTCAAGGAGGCTTGCAG GCTGAAGGGGTTTTCAGAATTGCTGCAGAAAACAGTCAGGAGGAGTATGTTAGGGAGCAACTGAATGGCGGGGTGGTGCCAGAAGGGGTTGATGTACATTGTCTGGCAGGACTTATCAAG GCTTGGTTTAGAGAGCTTCCAACAGGGGTTCTGGATTCTTTATCACCTGAACAAGTAATAGAATGTCGAACAGAAGATGATTGTGCTTATCTTGCAAGGAATCTACCTCCAACAGAAGCTGCTCTATTAGATTGGGCGATCAATCTGATGGCTGATGTTGTCCAACAAGAACACCTGAACAAGATGAATGCACACAATGTAGCCACAGTTTTTGCGCCAAATATGACTCGA ATGGCCGATCCTTTGACTGCATTGATGTATGCAGTCCAAGTAATGAACTTTCTCAAGACACTTATCCTAAGGACACTGCGAGAGAGAGAAGATTCTTTGGTGGAGCCTACTCCTTCACGCTTAGAGCCATTTGACAAGAACGGTCATGAGAGCCCTTCACTGTCCTGTGCCAAAGATAGCgaagatgaaaatgaaacaaCTGAGCAAGCCTTTGTGGCTGAAGAACCTGTTGTAGAAAGTTCGTATCACTCCAGTCAATACAATGCCATAACTGATGAAGCAGGCCTCAGTTATGCAACTTCAGTTGATAAGCTAATTGCCAAAGGAGATCGTTCCTGCGAGACTGCTTCCGAGGCTAACTTAGTCAATGACGCATATAATCATAGAGTTAATGCTGGCAATCAAGCAGGTATCGGAAAGAACAGCATTGGCCAATCAAGTAATTCAAGTCTCAGAAAGAGTCCTGGAAAATTTAGCAGGCAGTCACCTGTACTTCATTTAACACCACCTTCTGACAAGACTCGAGGAATTGGTAGCTGTATAGACTCAAGGTCAGAGCGTATTGAAGCTTGGCGATGA